The Pecten maximus chromosome 12, xPecMax1.1, whole genome shotgun sequence genome includes a region encoding these proteins:
- the LOC117339168 gene encoding uncharacterized protein LOC117339168 isoform X2, which yields MAEADPRPEYRCLICTSLYKEPRLLPCGHTFCCRCLTSYIEAEYVTSDENRHFFPCPVCEAPITPDDVNTAVSTWATCFPESDFLVAPTAQPSDVHFCAPCQRGQESIPAEVTCTDCDEKLCKRCRIHHERSKASADHRLVSISGNVGQLCDEKVYEICHKHSGKPLDVYCVDHSAMCCSICVSVSHRQCNNVKPMEDVIKKTMAKQSPGETEWKELTEETKKMLDEDDLGITTLNAKEKEVSAEMTDRIQKAKDELDSLNARFQSDLADKCRTYRQQLSSRRNYVNTFNINAENSHLLMSRSDQQLSERHRFFVREQTKHQISGHYRRMDQNTKKEPNKFDITLKLETTIDEIMKMTTAGNVDVTSTLSPVSQNANDRIYSLIGTLLSTLSATTFDDSTSTSDLMGSLQHLTVQTTPVTTAVDVWTGSVSCVHTVNTSTLGGMNKPWLMGGIFTDNNELLITDYINRRLLLFDDNYSYLTEYKVNGKPTDIARGRTADEIFVAVDQKQILRCTLQNGQLSVINTISSPLNTWGIAVLGDNILVGTPDSVEVMSIDGKVTKSIKKGGLYTYLAVSTSTVYYRDNNDVVCRRLDSDAVVYRYRDRGLRDPVGIGLDRDNNVYVFGHMSNNIYLVSPDGSRGRVLLSELSGITRPWCIVVHPTKQEFVVTSYQGSTALKVYKFSDNSI from the coding sequence ATGGCAGAAGCCGACCCGAGACCGGAATACAGATGTTTGATTTGTACGTCACTCTACAAAGAACCGAGACTGCTCCCTTGTGGTCATACTTTCTGCTGTCGATGTCTGACGTCATATATCGAAGCGGAATACGTCACATCAGACGAGAACCGGCACTTCTTCCCTTGTCCTGTCTGTGAGGCGCCAATCACTcctgatgacgtcaatacagcTGTAAGTACATGGGCGACATGTTTTCCAGAAAGTGATTTCCTTGTTGCCCCTACAGCCCAGCCGTCTGATGTCCATTTCTGTGCCCCTTGCCAACGAGGACAAGAATCGATCCCTGCCGAGGTCACGTGTACCGACTGTGATGAGAAGCTCTGTAAACGGTGCCGAATTCATCATGAACGGAGCAAGGCATCAGCTGATCATCGACTTGTCTCCATATCTGGGAATGTTGGGCAACTTTGTGATGAAAAAGTGTACGAAATCTGTCATAAACATAGTGGAAAACCCCTGGACGTGTACTGTGTAGACCACAGCGCTATGTGTTGTAGTATCTGTGTGTCGGtgtcacacagacaatgtaACAATGTTAAACCAATGGAGGATGTGATCAAGAAGACAATGGCTAAACAGAGTCCCGGTGAGACAGAATGGAAGGAGCTAACAGAGGAAACAAAGAAGATGTTAGATGAGGACGATTTAGGGATAACAACGCTAAACGCAAAAGAAAAGGAAGTCTCTGCGGAAATGACGGACAGGATACAGAAAGCTAAAGACGAACTCGATAGCCTCAACGCAAGATTTCAATCCGATCTCGCGGATAAATGCAGAACATACAGACAACAGCTATCGTCTCGACGGAACTATGTCAACACATTCAACATCAACGCGGAAAATTCACATCTACTGATGTCACGTTCAGATCAACAGTTATCAGAGCGTCACCGATTTTTCGTGAGAgaacaaacaaaacatcagaTATCGGGACATTACCGGCGTATGGATCAAAACACAAAGAAAGAACCAAATAAGTTTGACATCACACTGAAGCTAGAGACAACGATTGATGAAATCATGAAAATGACAACCGCGGGAAATGTTGACGTCACCTCGACCCTTTCACCAGTGTCGCAGAATGCAAATGACCGTATATATTCTTTGATTGGAACTTTGCTTTCGACGCTTTCCGCTACAACATTTGATGACTCGACTTCGACTTCTGACTTAATGGGTTCTCTGCAGCATCTGACAGTCCAGACTACTCCAGTAACGACCGCGGTGGATGTATGGACCGGGTCGGTATCTTGTGTACATACGGTTAACACCAGCACACTTGGAGGAATGAACAAGCCTTGGTTGATGGGAGGCATCTTTACTGACAACAATGAATTACTTATTACAGATTACATTAACCGTAGACTCCTACTGTTTGATGATAACTATTCCTACTTGACAGAATATAAAGTTAACGGTAAACCTACAGATATAGCACGTGGACGTACTGCTGATGAGATATTTGTGGCTGTAGACCAGAAACAGATACTGAGATGTACACTACAGAATGGTCAGCTGTCCGTAATCAACACGATCAGTAGTCCTCTTAATACCTGGGGTATAGCAGTACTCGGGGACAACATCCTGGTCGGTACTCCAGATAGTGTGGAGGTTATGTCTATCGATGGGAAGGTCACCAAGTCAATAAAGAAGGGAGGACTTTACACATACCTCGCAGTATCTACATCCACTGTATACTACAGAgataacaatgacgtagtgtgTAGACGACTAGACAGTGACGCAGTAGTCTACAGGTACAGGGATCGTGGTCTGAGAGATCCTGTAGGTATCGGACTGGAccgggataacaatgtgtatgtTTTTGGTCACATGTCAAATAACATTTACCTCGTTTCACCTGACGGGTCACGTGGGAGGGTATTACTGTCCGAGCTGTCGGGTATCACCAGGCCGTGGTGTATAGTAGTCCATCCAACCAAACAGGAGTTCGTGGTTACTTCTTACCAGGGATCTACTGCTCTCAAGGTCTACAAATTCAGTGACAACAGCATATAA